A single Nocardioides bizhenqiangii DNA region contains:
- a CDS encoding GIY-YIG nuclease family protein — protein MSPAPQQIIDAALSSLLTGRRHRIKEAEDQVPDAAGLYAVYGSQGVWRQLQLGSADSDLPLYVGKAERSLVSRDIKTHFASGRTGSSTLRRSFAALLREEHGLRGVPRNVNNPERPANYGLSPEHDNALTTWMLNHLQLAVWSKPANVDLDAVETSVLGVLQPPMNLSKVSAPSPVLRTARRVMADDVRTWARERGLEL, from the coding sequence ATGTCTCCAGCACCGCAACAGATCATCGACGCTGCGTTGTCGAGCCTTCTGACGGGTCGTCGTCACCGAATCAAGGAAGCGGAGGATCAGGTCCCGGACGCCGCTGGGCTCTACGCGGTGTACGGCTCGCAGGGTGTCTGGCGTCAACTCCAGCTTGGCTCCGCCGATAGCGACTTGCCTCTGTACGTCGGTAAAGCGGAGCGCAGCCTCGTCTCGCGTGACATCAAGACACACTTCGCGTCCGGCAGGACTGGATCGTCTACGCTCCGACGCTCGTTCGCCGCCCTCCTGCGTGAGGAACATGGCCTCCGAGGTGTGCCGAGGAATGTGAACAACCCCGAGCGACCCGCCAACTACGGTCTGTCGCCCGAGCATGACAATGCGCTGACGACTTGGATGCTCAATCATTTGCAGCTCGCTGTTTGGTCGAAGCCGGCTAACGTCGATCTGGACGCCGTCGAGACTTCGGTGCTTGGCGTCTTGCAGCCACCGATGAACCTCTCAAAGGTGTCCGCGCCGTCCCCCGTGCTGCGCACCGCTCGTCGCGTGATGGCAGACGATGTCCGCACGTGGGCTCGGGAGCGCGGGCTAGAACTTTGA
- a CDS encoding recombinase family protein, with the protein MTGQLLRAATYRRVSTEEQVEGFSLDEQTHDTRELIAKRGWTIDPAHEYVDEGISGTNPNRPGWRAMLAAAQRREFDVLVVKKLDRFARTARHGLTEVQNLLEAGVAVVSVKDPLPDLTTSMGRAMLGVSFVFAELERDTIAERVAGSMRQMARQGRWPGGTAPYGWKIEGKGKKQTGTANDVKLVPDPEEREVIRLCVETVLNGRSTADAANLLNSLGHRGRGTAGRPGALWKHQRVREMLRKRALVGETYWGQETRKSQKRPDGSASRVTRMEGGKPKYGDAVLIKLPDPPLDTETFEAVQRALDATAYGVKSDAKTYPNRGAATICGGTLGGISSPERARQYRCSNRKWRATDYQPCTCVRFNADALDSAIWRAVCEALSDPDRLLGLASDYLNLRADVAPAEAATLGSLDAKISTLERNKTDKVAECLRIGLDANVLASAVEQIDAEIEALRAYRATMEQHREVEQAEESRVSALTRLAEQARTNLPHFDLDQQAEVLRLLRVRVTLLDDTKYPGLRVEGVVPGGGLADLDSLRPISGSGSPPPTSRAIRRPSITRSPTGSPSRSLSRSRQSPNRPDTW; encoded by the coding sequence ATGACCGGCCAACTGTTGCGCGCGGCGACCTACCGGCGCGTCTCCACAGAGGAACAGGTCGAGGGCTTCTCGCTCGACGAGCAGACGCACGACACACGCGAACTCATTGCCAAGCGCGGCTGGACCATCGACCCCGCGCATGAGTACGTCGATGAGGGCATCAGCGGAACGAACCCGAACCGCCCCGGTTGGCGAGCGATGCTGGCCGCTGCTCAGCGCCGCGAGTTCGACGTGCTGGTCGTCAAGAAGTTGGATCGGTTCGCCCGTACCGCACGGCATGGACTGACCGAAGTTCAGAACCTCCTTGAGGCCGGGGTCGCGGTCGTCTCCGTCAAGGACCCGCTGCCTGACCTAACGACCTCGATGGGCCGGGCGATGCTCGGCGTCTCGTTCGTGTTCGCGGAGTTGGAACGCGACACCATCGCAGAGCGCGTTGCCGGGTCGATGCGCCAAATGGCGCGGCAAGGCCGCTGGCCGGGCGGGACCGCCCCCTACGGCTGGAAGATCGAGGGCAAGGGAAAGAAGCAGACCGGCACCGCCAACGACGTCAAGCTTGTTCCTGACCCAGAGGAGCGCGAAGTGATCCGATTGTGTGTCGAGACCGTCCTGAACGGCCGCTCGACTGCGGACGCCGCGAACCTGCTGAACTCGCTCGGCCACCGGGGACGCGGCACCGCTGGTCGGCCAGGTGCGTTGTGGAAGCACCAACGGGTCCGCGAGATGCTGCGAAAGCGTGCTCTCGTAGGCGAGACCTATTGGGGCCAGGAGACACGCAAGTCGCAGAAGCGCCCGGACGGCAGTGCCTCTCGGGTCACCCGGATGGAGGGTGGCAAGCCGAAGTACGGAGATGCAGTGCTCATTAAGCTCCCAGATCCACCTCTCGACACCGAGACTTTCGAAGCCGTTCAGCGGGCGCTCGACGCGACCGCGTACGGGGTGAAATCTGACGCCAAGACCTACCCCAACCGAGGTGCTGCGACCATCTGCGGCGGGACGCTCGGCGGCATCAGCAGCCCGGAACGCGCACGGCAATACAGATGCAGCAACCGCAAGTGGCGCGCCACTGATTACCAGCCGTGCACCTGCGTTCGGTTCAACGCCGATGCGCTCGACTCCGCCATATGGCGGGCGGTCTGCGAGGCACTGTCAGACCCCGACCGGCTACTCGGACTGGCGTCCGACTACCTCAACCTGCGGGCTGATGTCGCGCCTGCCGAAGCCGCGACGCTGGGCTCGCTGGACGCCAAGATCTCCACGCTGGAGCGCAACAAGACCGACAAGGTGGCCGAATGCCTCAGGATCGGGCTGGATGCCAACGTGCTCGCCTCGGCTGTAGAGCAGATCGACGCTGAGATTGAAGCGCTGCGGGCCTACCGGGCGACGATGGAGCAGCACCGCGAGGTGGAACAGGCCGAAGAGTCGCGGGTTTCTGCACTGACCCGACTGGCCGAGCAGGCGCGGACCAACCTGCCGCACTTCGACCTCGACCAACAGGCCGAGGTGCTGCGCCTGCTGCGCGTCCGGGTGACCCTGCTCGACGACACCAAGTACCCCGGACTGCGTGTCGAGGGAGTCGTCCCTGGAGGCGGGCTTGCCGACCTTGACAGCCTGCGACCCATCTCGGGGAGCGGGTCGCCACCGCCGACCTCTCGAGCGATCCGCAGGCCCTCGATCACGCGGTCCCCGACGGGATCGCCGAGCCGGTCCTTGAGCCGGTCGAGGCAGTCCCCGAACCGGCCCGACACCTGGTAG
- a CDS encoding DUF305 domain-containing protein: protein MRTTLRLLAAASAAALALSGCTSDGDDSEPESDSPVVQLGAPGETNRTLSPEEVEGLDQPEHTEADVAFVQNMLPHHQQALTMTAMVDERSASRKVGLLAERIEISQTDEIAQMEGWLTERDEALPGEHAHHGGHAELMPGMLTGPELAQLRAARGERFDRLFLNYMIRHHEGAVIMVEDLLTGEDGGQEPEVFQLARHIESDQLVEIARMKRMLVDGSS, encoded by the coding sequence ATGAGGACGACGCTTCGCCTGCTGGCGGCTGCCTCCGCGGCCGCGCTGGCACTGAGCGGGTGTACGTCGGACGGCGACGACTCCGAGCCTGAGTCGGACAGCCCGGTGGTCCAGCTGGGAGCACCCGGCGAGACCAACCGGACGCTGTCTCCCGAGGAGGTCGAGGGGCTGGACCAGCCCGAGCACACCGAGGCCGACGTGGCGTTCGTGCAGAACATGCTTCCGCACCACCAGCAGGCGCTGACGATGACCGCGATGGTGGACGAGCGGTCGGCCTCGAGGAAGGTCGGTCTGCTGGCCGAGCGGATCGAGATCTCCCAGACCGACGAGATAGCCCAGATGGAGGGCTGGCTCACCGAGCGCGACGAGGCGCTGCCGGGCGAGCACGCCCACCACGGCGGCCACGCCGAGCTGATGCCGGGCATGCTGACCGGGCCCGAGCTCGCGCAGCTCCGCGCCGCCCGAGGGGAGCGCTTCGACCGGTTGTTCCTGAACTACATGATCCGCCACCACGAGGGCGCGGTCATCATGGTCGAGGACCTGCTCACCGGTGAGGACGGCGGACAGGAGCCCGAGGTCTTCCAGCTCGCCCGTCACATCGAGTCCGACCAGCTGGTCGAGATCGCCCGGATGAAGCGGATGCTGGTCGACGGGTCGTCCTAA
- a CDS encoding LVIVD repeat-containing protein, protein MASLRRRGIQNNRRFIGFAGTALLVAVLAPAAAFAEEDPRVGLAPGYFPWSEASSNIELLDNDPRVAPFDAPPGNFGFVNSDLAFTGDHAIAGNFNGFQVYDISDQTNPTLRSSFVCPGGQGDPSVYGDLLFISVEETRARIDCGTQGAPGPVNLERFRGVRIFDISDIDNPVQLPGVQTCRGSHTHTIVTDPDDPDNIYIYNSGTSSVRSAAELPGCENANTNNQAPVTTGNPTPWRIDVIKVPLDDPAAAEIVSQPRIFKNPLTGAFNGLQNTPSGTLHPSGTPYSPLPNTNTCHDMTSFPARELVAGACQGNGILLDAEDPVNPVRIDAVSDPNFSYWHSASFNNDGSKVMFTDEWGGGTTARCRATDQPEWGADAWFDIVGDEMEFRSYFKMPAVQTTQENCVAHNSSLVPVPGRDILVQAWYQGGMSVIDFTDTANPVEIAYFDRGPIDVPNPNGLNLGGLWSTYWYNGQIYGTEIARGFDTFGLLPSDQMSENEIDAAREVVLEQFNSQHQPMIEWEPSFNVAGAYFDQAVRSGELSGKTLEKVGKHLEKAEKLEGQPGSAVDQLESAIRLLDDTGDQGELKQALIDLAESLD, encoded by the coding sequence ATGGCATCCCTGCGCAGGCGTGGCATCCAGAACAACCGGCGGTTCATCGGCTTCGCAGGAACGGCGCTCCTCGTCGCGGTCCTCGCCCCGGCAGCGGCCTTCGCCGAGGAGGACCCGCGCGTCGGACTGGCGCCCGGCTACTTCCCTTGGTCGGAGGCAAGCAGCAACATCGAGCTGCTCGACAACGACCCGCGGGTAGCGCCCTTCGACGCCCCTCCCGGCAACTTCGGCTTCGTCAACTCCGACCTCGCCTTCACCGGGGACCACGCGATCGCCGGCAACTTCAACGGCTTCCAGGTCTACGACATCTCCGACCAGACCAACCCGACGTTGCGCTCGTCCTTCGTCTGCCCCGGCGGCCAGGGTGACCCGTCCGTTTACGGCGACCTGCTGTTCATCTCCGTGGAGGAGACCCGGGCGCGGATCGACTGCGGCACCCAGGGCGCGCCCGGACCGGTGAACCTGGAACGGTTCCGCGGAGTGCGGATCTTCGACATCAGCGACATCGACAACCCGGTCCAGCTTCCCGGCGTGCAGACCTGCCGCGGTTCGCACACCCACACGATCGTCACCGACCCGGACGACCCGGACAACATCTACATCTACAACTCCGGCACGTCGTCGGTGCGGTCGGCGGCCGAGCTGCCCGGCTGCGAGAACGCCAACACCAACAACCAGGCCCCGGTGACCACCGGCAACCCGACGCCATGGCGGATCGACGTCATCAAGGTCCCGCTGGACGACCCGGCCGCGGCGGAGATCGTCAGTCAGCCGCGGATCTTCAAGAACCCGCTGACCGGGGCCTTCAACGGGCTGCAGAACACCCCGTCCGGCACGCTGCACCCTTCGGGGACGCCGTACTCGCCGCTCCCGAACACCAACACCTGCCACGACATGACGTCGTTCCCGGCACGTGAGCTGGTCGCCGGCGCCTGCCAAGGCAACGGGATCCTCCTCGACGCCGAGGACCCGGTGAACCCGGTCCGGATCGACGCCGTGTCCGACCCGAACTTCTCCTACTGGCACTCGGCGAGCTTCAACAACGACGGCAGCAAGGTGATGTTCACCGACGAGTGGGGTGGCGGTACGACGGCGCGGTGCCGGGCCACCGACCAGCCCGAGTGGGGCGCGGACGCGTGGTTCGACATCGTCGGCGACGAGATGGAGTTCCGCAGCTACTTCAAGATGCCCGCCGTGCAGACGACGCAGGAGAACTGCGTGGCCCACAACTCCTCCCTGGTGCCGGTGCCGGGCCGCGACATCCTGGTGCAGGCCTGGTACCAGGGCGGCATGTCGGTGATCGACTTCACCGACACGGCGAACCCCGTCGAGATCGCGTACTTCGACCGCGGGCCGATCGACGTGCCGAACCCCAACGGCCTCAACCTCGGGGGACTCTGGTCGACGTACTGGTACAACGGCCAGATCTACGGCACGGAGATCGCGCGCGGGTTCGACACCTTCGGCCTGCTGCCCAGCGACCAGATGTCGGAGAACGAGATCGACGCGGCGCGGGAGGTCGTGCTGGAGCAGTTCAACAGCCAGCACCAGCCCATGATCGAGTGGGAGCCGAGCTTCAACGTGGCCGGCGCCTACTTCGACCAGGCCGTCCGCTCCGGGGAGCTGAGCGGCAAGACCCTCGAGAAGGTCGGCAAGCACCTCGAGAAGGCCGAAAAGCTCGAGGGTCAGCCTGGGTCCGCGGTCGACCAGCTCGAGAGCGCCATCCGGCTGCTCGACGACACCGGTGACCAGGGTGAGCTGAAGCAGGCCCTGATCGACCTGGCGGAGTCCCTCGACTAG
- a CDS encoding AAA family ATPase, with the protein MANLVLVPQDGIIGIDVDAYEPKVGAQTLADAESESGPLPASWRSTSRPNDPVSGIRWFKTPTGHCWRDLGLDVEVIAWHLRFAVVWPSVVTRDGSGHQYIWFNPSGEVADRVPTPDEFPDLPGAWVGRLARSEATGPPPPAKQTTPLRAETASGEATERGRRWAEAGLEREIARLATANGSRNDQLNATAYKFGRRVAGGLLAEATVREELTEASKANGLWAEDGQRAVLATIESGMGRGMLLPVYGPKDASSRTVASTDAWDDVDLGDLLVKEPEPIPRFGKGGLIYEGSLTWFYGDPSSGKSVLCYGWAMDVIRENGHVLLVDEETTARDVAAKFRALGLRPEHRARLHYLQPSGRNLLRDADRLVEKVAATGARLVIVDSASLHLTLAGRKENDNGDVADFIARALLPVARMRHHPAVVVIDHVVKSDEGRRWARGAGSKISAADSAFGIEVKEPFSKQRSGTLLITCHKDRFGEMTQGDVWKVEVTSGGGRLELDFTGIERDEAAAMAARAAKGPSPTKDAETLRQILEFVRANPGVGSRSVRRCVTGVGSAAVDRLVERAQVAGELRVVIKGNTHEHFVIDQPTLPSTSPEEAS; encoded by the coding sequence TTGGCCAATCTCGTGCTTGTGCCGCAGGACGGCATCATCGGCATCGACGTTGACGCCTACGAACCGAAGGTCGGCGCGCAGACCTTGGCCGACGCGGAGAGCGAGAGTGGTCCGCTCCCCGCCTCCTGGCGCAGCACCAGCCGACCTAACGACCCGGTGTCGGGTATCCGGTGGTTCAAGACGCCGACTGGCCATTGCTGGCGCGACCTCGGCCTCGATGTCGAGGTCATCGCATGGCACCTCAGGTTTGCGGTGGTCTGGCCAAGCGTCGTCACACGGGACGGCTCCGGCCATCAGTACATCTGGTTCAACCCGTCCGGTGAGGTTGCCGACCGAGTGCCAACCCCGGACGAGTTCCCAGATCTGCCCGGTGCGTGGGTCGGACGTCTCGCACGATCAGAGGCAACTGGTCCGCCACCACCGGCAAAGCAGACCACCCCGCTCCGCGCCGAGACGGCATCGGGCGAAGCGACCGAGCGCGGGCGGCGGTGGGCCGAAGCCGGGCTTGAGCGCGAGATAGCACGCCTCGCGACAGCGAACGGGAGCCGCAACGACCAACTGAACGCGACCGCCTACAAGTTCGGCCGGCGGGTCGCTGGCGGCCTACTCGCCGAGGCGACCGTTCGAGAAGAACTCACAGAGGCCAGCAAGGCAAATGGGCTGTGGGCCGAGGACGGCCAACGCGCCGTGCTCGCAACGATCGAATCAGGGATGGGACGAGGGATGCTGCTACCGGTCTACGGGCCAAAGGACGCGTCGAGTCGGACAGTGGCGTCGACAGACGCTTGGGACGACGTGGACCTGGGCGACCTGCTGGTCAAGGAGCCCGAGCCGATCCCTCGGTTTGGCAAGGGTGGCTTGATCTACGAGGGCTCACTGACGTGGTTCTACGGCGACCCGTCAAGCGGCAAGAGCGTGCTCTGCTACGGCTGGGCGATGGACGTCATCCGCGAGAACGGGCACGTGCTGCTGGTTGACGAGGAGACAACGGCCCGAGACGTGGCCGCCAAGTTCCGCGCACTCGGCTTGCGTCCTGAGCATCGCGCACGGCTCCACTATTTGCAGCCGTCCGGGCGGAACCTCCTGCGCGACGCCGACCGGCTGGTGGAGAAGGTGGCAGCGACCGGTGCCCGTCTGGTGATCGTGGATTCGGCGTCCCTACACCTGACGCTGGCTGGCAGGAAGGAGAACGACAACGGCGACGTTGCCGACTTCATCGCCAGGGCGCTGCTGCCGGTCGCTCGGATGCGACACCACCCGGCAGTCGTCGTGATCGACCACGTGGTCAAGTCCGATGAGGGTCGCAGGTGGGCGCGTGGGGCCGGATCAAAGATCAGCGCCGCAGACTCCGCGTTCGGAATCGAGGTCAAGGAGCCGTTCAGCAAGCAACGGTCCGGGACGCTCCTGATCACTTGCCACAAGGACAGGTTCGGCGAGATGACGCAAGGCGATGTCTGGAAGGTCGAGGTCACGTCGGGCGGCGGCAGGCTGGAGCTTGACTTCACCGGCATCGAGCGCGACGAGGCCGCCGCGATGGCTGCTCGCGCCGCCAAGGGCCCGAGCCCGACGAAGGACGCAGAGACGCTGCGGCAGATCTTGGAGTTCGTCCGGGCCAACCCCGGGGTCGGATCGCGCTCTGTCCGGCGCTGCGTGACAGGCGTCGGCTCCGCGGCCGTCGACCGCCTTGTCGAGCGGGCGCAGGTGGCGGGCGAGCTCCGGGTGGTCATCAAGGGCAACACCCACGAGCACTTCGTGATCGACCAGCCCACGCTACCGAGCACCAGCCCAGAGGAGGCGTCATGA
- a CDS encoding CpaF family protein yields the protein MLQPTQPPPSAVPERRVAVLRTQDDVVGHLDEALRAAVRRDGLDPQREVAAVRRLAETLVRDHDDRSLTGMVAPVADVDGMVAELVARVSGFGPLQPLLDDPTVEEVWINTPDRVFVARNGRHELTNLMLTDAQVAELVERMLKTTGRRVDLSRPFVDAMLPQGHRLHVVLQGISRGFSAVNIRKFVVRASRLSELVDLQSLTPSAALFLEASVRVGLNILVSGGTQAGKTTMLNCLAAAIPGGERVISVEEVFEIRFPHPDWVALQTRQNGLEGTGEIRLRDLIKESLRMRPSRIIVGEVRAEEALDLLLALNSGLPGLCTIHANSAREALTKACTLPLLAGENISARFVVPTVASSVDLVVHLEVDHRGARRVTEIVAVPGRIEQDIIESEPVFELRDGQLRRGIGMAPRVEQYERVGIDVRRLLHEAE from the coding sequence ATGCTGCAGCCCACCCAGCCGCCACCGTCCGCCGTGCCCGAGCGTCGAGTCGCGGTGCTGCGCACGCAGGACGACGTGGTGGGCCATCTCGACGAGGCGTTGCGTGCCGCCGTCCGACGCGACGGCCTCGACCCGCAGCGCGAGGTTGCCGCCGTACGACGGCTCGCGGAGACCCTGGTCCGCGACCACGACGACCGCAGCCTGACCGGAATGGTCGCACCTGTGGCCGACGTCGACGGCATGGTGGCCGAGCTGGTCGCCCGCGTTTCCGGCTTCGGTCCGCTGCAGCCGCTGCTCGACGACCCGACCGTCGAGGAGGTGTGGATCAACACGCCGGACCGGGTCTTCGTCGCCCGCAACGGTCGGCACGAGCTGACCAACCTGATGCTCACCGACGCCCAGGTCGCCGAGCTGGTCGAGCGGATGCTCAAGACCACCGGTCGCCGGGTCGACCTGAGTCGTCCGTTCGTCGACGCGATGCTCCCGCAGGGGCACCGGCTCCACGTCGTGCTCCAAGGCATCAGCCGGGGTTTCTCGGCCGTCAACATCCGTAAGTTCGTGGTCCGCGCCTCTCGGTTGTCGGAGCTGGTGGACCTCCAGAGCCTGACGCCGTCGGCCGCGCTCTTCCTCGAGGCCTCCGTCCGGGTGGGGCTGAACATCCTGGTCAGCGGCGGCACCCAGGCCGGGAAGACGACGATGCTGAACTGCCTCGCGGCGGCGATCCCCGGTGGGGAGCGGGTGATCTCGGTCGAGGAGGTCTTCGAGATCCGCTTTCCCCATCCTGACTGGGTTGCGCTTCAGACGAGGCAGAACGGGCTCGAGGGCACCGGCGAGATCCGGCTGCGCGACCTGATCAAGGAGTCGCTCCGCATGCGGCCGAGCCGGATCATCGTGGGCGAGGTCCGCGCGGAGGAGGCGCTCGACCTCCTGCTCGCGCTCAACAGCGGATTGCCCGGCCTCTGCACGATCCACGCCAACAGCGCGCGGGAGGCGCTGACGAAGGCGTGCACGCTGCCGCTGCTCGCGGGCGAGAACATCTCGGCGCGGTTCGTGGTGCCGACGGTCGCATCGTCGGTCGATCTGGTCGTCCACCTCGAGGTCGATCACCGCGGTGCCCGCCGGGTCACCGAGATCGTCGCCGTGCCCGGCCGGATCGAGCAGGACATCATCGAGTCCGAGCCCGTGTTCGAGCTCCGCGACGGTCAGCTGCGGCGGGGCATCGGGATGGCCCCGCGAGTCGAGCAGTACGAGCGCGTGGGCATCGACGTACGACGTCTCCTCCACGAAGCAGAGTGA